From Leptospira sp. WS58.C1, one genomic window encodes:
- a CDS encoding ATP-dependent 6-phosphofructokinase encodes MNTKIRNFGPCKFESPAAYEYYTADESKVVFKTVFETEENWKEYIEEGAEFFEQAGPRKKIYFDPKEVTAGIVTCGGLCPGINDVIRGIVMELNYRYGVKRILGFPYGYQGLVKKYDHKPIELNPENVAHIGRDGGTILASSRGNQNPSDMVDRLSLYGVKMLFCIGGDGTLRGAKEIVKEIDRRGEEISVIGVPKTIDNDINYVQKTFGFSTAFSKAMEAVECAHVEAKGAPNGIGVVKLMGRHSGFIAVNAALASQNVNYCLIPEVDFDLHGKGSFLDVLKKRIQTREHAVIIVAEGAGQKFFGKTEERDASGNLKLGDIGVYLKNSIQEFFKAEKIEVNVKYIDPSYIIRSIPANPEDSIFCGFLAQNAVHAAMAGKTDIVIGMWNNVFTHLPIDIAIQERKVLQPTKSTLWRTLLASTGQPAHMVAE; translated from the coding sequence ATGAACACAAAGATCAGAAATTTCGGCCCCTGCAAATTTGAAAGTCCGGCCGCCTATGAATATTACACCGCAGACGAATCCAAGGTGGTTTTTAAGACGGTATTCGAAACGGAAGAGAACTGGAAGGAATATATAGAAGAAGGCGCCGAATTTTTCGAACAAGCAGGTCCTAGAAAGAAAATCTATTTCGACCCGAAAGAAGTAACCGCCGGGATCGTAACCTGCGGCGGGCTTTGTCCAGGGATCAATGACGTGATCCGAGGGATTGTAATGGAATTAAATTATAGATACGGGGTCAAACGTATCCTTGGATTTCCTTACGGTTATCAGGGCCTTGTCAAAAAGTATGATCATAAACCTATAGAGTTGAATCCCGAAAACGTGGCTCATATAGGAAGGGACGGAGGTACGATTCTTGCCTCTTCCAGAGGGAACCAAAATCCTTCCGACATGGTGGATCGACTCTCTTTATATGGAGTCAAGATGCTCTTCTGTATCGGAGGAGACGGAACCTTAAGAGGTGCAAAAGAGATCGTTAAGGAGATTGATAGAAGGGGCGAAGAGATTTCGGTCATCGGAGTTCCTAAAACGATAGATAACGATATCAATTATGTGCAAAAAACTTTCGGATTTTCCACGGCCTTCTCCAAAGCGATGGAAGCTGTAGAATGTGCGCATGTGGAAGCAAAAGGGGCGCCGAACGGGATCGGTGTAGTAAAGTTGATGGGAAGACATTCCGGTTTTATCGCGGTGAATGCAGCTCTGGCTTCTCAAAACGTAAATTATTGCCTCATTCCGGAAGTGGATTTTGATCTGCATGGAAAAGGTTCCTTCTTAGATGTTCTCAAAAAAAGAATACAGACCAGAGAACATGCAGTGATCATCGTAGCGGAAGGAGCGGGACAAAAGTTTTTCGGCAAGACGGAAGAAAGAGACGCTTCAGGAAATCTAAAGTTAGGCGATATAGGGGTGTATCTTAAAAATTCCATCCAAGAATTTTTCAAAGCGGAGAAGATAGAAGTGAACGTAAAATATATAGACCCGAGTTATATCATCCGTTCCATTCCCGCAAACCCTGAGGATTCCATTTTTTGCGGATTTTTAGCCCAGAATGCCGTACACGCTGCTATGGCAGGCAAGACGGATATAGTGATCGGTATGTGGAATAACGTATTCACACATCTTCCGATCGATATAGCCATCCAGGAAAGAAAAGTGCTGCAACCTACTAAGAGTACTTTATGGAGAACCTTGCTGGCCTCTACAGGGCAGCCCGCTCATATGGTGGCAGAATAG
- a CDS encoding GAF domain-containing SpoIIE family protein phosphatase: MSFKQLSLALISDITARINSTDDLEELLGIIIETTKDVLNTEGCSLLLYDREEDCLVFQVAKGDKGESLTELKVPRGKGIAGMVLESLEPVIVNDAANDPRIYRNIDDAVGFTTKNLICVPMKAQGEIQGVLEAVNSLERPEFTIKDIKILEYLSDLAAIAIRNRKLIRDLKDRARELDCLYQISQAISNIGELDQFLNLTVNSISDVLGAERVSLIFQNPRTKSFELSKSIGFSLEEESHLVDESRGILNEILSQGKALLVQGQTDINPDLLTPNRYKTRSFVSVPIRQDGTIIGVLNAADKISGDSFSHQDLSILSTISNQIAEAYNSLLAKNQKEKLTSIRRDMQIASQIQLNSLPNIPKKMHLLEIETSYTASKEIGGDFYDLIYHNPDEVSILIADVSGKGIAAALFMEFSKTIIAGEVARNSSTSISLMGANRIIQEKSGYFMFVTVMLTRINMLKKRIRYSSAGHNEQLLYKAKEKKVLLLSGKGMPLGIKESEIEEHEVEYQPGDLLVLYTDGVSETTNEGGEMYSLENLAKLIERNGDMPVENLKELILDTTDAFRGEADPHDDYTLVMVRLN, translated from the coding sequence ATGAGTTTCAAACAGCTCTCCTTAGCGCTTATTTCAGACATTACCGCCAGGATCAACTCCACGGATGATCTGGAAGAACTTTTAGGAATTATTATAGAGACCACAAAAGATGTACTCAATACGGAAGGATGTTCCCTTCTACTCTACGATCGGGAAGAAGATTGTCTCGTATTCCAAGTCGCTAAAGGTGATAAGGGAGAGTCCCTCACAGAATTAAAAGTCCCGAGAGGAAAAGGGATCGCCGGAATGGTTCTAGAAAGTTTAGAACCTGTCATCGTTAACGATGCGGCAAACGATCCTAGGATTTATAGGAATATAGACGACGCAGTCGGATTTACCACAAAAAACCTGATCTGCGTTCCGATGAAGGCCCAAGGAGAGATCCAGGGAGTACTGGAAGCGGTGAACTCTTTGGAAAGGCCCGAATTCACAATTAAGGATATTAAAATATTAGAATATCTTTCCGATCTTGCTGCAATCGCGATCCGTAACAGAAAATTGATCCGCGATCTAAAAGATCGCGCGAGAGAATTGGACTGTCTCTATCAGATCAGCCAGGCGATTTCTAATATCGGCGAGTTGGACCAATTCTTAAATCTGACAGTAAACTCCATCTCCGATGTTTTAGGTGCGGAAAGAGTTTCTTTAATCTTCCAAAATCCTAGAACAAAATCTTTCGAACTCTCAAAATCAATCGGTTTCAGTCTGGAAGAAGAATCCCATTTGGTGGATGAGTCCCGAGGGATCTTAAACGAAATTTTATCCCAGGGAAAAGCTCTTTTAGTACAAGGACAAACGGATATCAATCCGGACCTTCTTACCCCAAATCGTTATAAGACAAGATCCTTTGTTTCCGTTCCGATCCGCCAAGACGGTACCATCATAGGCGTTTTAAACGCTGCGGATAAGATCAGTGGGGATAGTTTCTCTCACCAGGATCTTTCCATTTTAAGCACGATCTCCAACCAGATCGCAGAAGCATATAATAGTCTTTTGGCAAAGAACCAAAAGGAGAAGTTAACCTCTATCCGAAGAGACATGCAGATCGCTTCTCAGATCCAGCTGAACTCATTGCCTAATATTCCTAAGAAGATGCATCTTTTGGAGATCGAAACTTCTTATACCGCATCTAAGGAGATCGGCGGAGATTTTTACGATCTAATCTACCATAATCCTGACGAAGTGAGTATCCTGATCGCGGACGTTTCCGGAAAGGGGATCGCCGCAGCATTGTTTATGGAATTTTCCAAAACGATTATCGCAGGTGAAGTGGCGCGTAACTCTTCCACAAGCATCAGCCTTATGGGGGCGAATCGGATCATCCAGGAGAAGTCCGGTTATTTTATGTTCGTTACGGTAATGCTCACTCGTATCAATATGCTCAAAAAAAGGATACGTTATTCTAGTGCGGGCCATAACGAGCAGCTATTATATAAAGCAAAAGAGAAGAAGGTATTACTTCTCTCCGGAAAAGGAATGCCTCTCGGTATCAAAGAGTCGGAGATAGAAGAACATGAAGTGGAATACCAACCGGGAGATCTTCTAGTTCTATATACCGACGGTGTGAGCGAGACCACTAACGAAGGCGGAGAAATGTATTCTCTGGAAAATCTTGCAAAACTGATAGAAAGAAACGGGGACATGCCTGTGGAAAATCTAAAAGAACTGATCCTGGATACTACCGATGCGTTCAGAGGAGAGGCGGATCCTCACGACGATTACACTTTAGTAATGGTCCGTCTGAATTAG
- the argB gene encoding acetylglutamate kinase yields MEHSFERVNNILEALPYITKYSGKTVVIKYGGAAMAKADLKESFAKDIVLLKYVGIHPVIVHGGGPEINRLLDSLNIPTEFVHGHRVTNEETMDVVEMVLTGKVNKQIVSMINKEGGNAVGLSGKDGNLAVASKTKIEVDVEGKKSELVDVGLVGKIDKIDPTVILSLQEKGFIPVISPVAESGSGDSLNINADTFAGELAGALKAEKLILLTDTSGILIDGKLVTGLNRALVKDYIRKGDITGGMIPKVECCLSAIDQGVRRTHIIDGRVPHSILIEIFTDQGIGSLIE; encoded by the coding sequence ATGGAACATTCCTTTGAGAGGGTCAACAATATTCTGGAGGCCCTTCCCTATATTACGAAATACTCCGGGAAAACCGTGGTCATCAAATATGGCGGGGCTGCAATGGCAAAGGCCGACTTAAAGGAATCTTTCGCAAAAGATATCGTTCTTCTAAAATATGTAGGCATCCATCCGGTCATCGTACACGGAGGTGGGCCTGAAATAAACAGACTCTTAGATAGTCTGAATATTCCGACCGAGTTCGTTCATGGACATCGGGTCACAAATGAAGAGACCATGGACGTGGTAGAAATGGTCCTCACCGGAAAAGTAAATAAACAGATCGTTTCCATGATCAATAAAGAAGGTGGGAATGCAGTAGGACTTTCCGGAAAAGACGGAAATCTGGCAGTCGCTTCCAAGACTAAGATCGAAGTGGATGTAGAAGGAAAAAAATCGGAACTCGTGGATGTGGGTCTTGTCGGTAAGATCGACAAAATAGATCCGACTGTCATTTTATCTCTGCAAGAAAAAGGTTTTATCCCGGTCATTTCTCCTGTTGCCGAATCGGGATCAGGAGATTCCTTAAATATCAACGCGGATACTTTTGCGGGAGAATTGGCAGGAGCTCTGAAAGCGGAAAAACTGATCCTACTTACGGATACCAGCGGGATCCTGATCGACGGAAAACTAGTAACCGGTTTAAACCGTGCCTTAGTAAAAGATTATATTCGAAAAGGAGATATCACCGGAGGAATGATCCCCAAAGTGGAATGTTGTCTTTCTGCGATTGACCAAGGAGTGAGAAGGACTCATATTATTGACGGAAGAGTCCCCCATTCTATTCTGATCGAAATTTTTACCGATCAAGGGATCGGTTCCTTGATCGAATAA
- a CDS encoding SDR family NAD(P)-dependent oxidoreductase, protein MFTILITGGSGGLGRALVSELGSSGYSILNWDLISPDKLHPNETFQKMDLTSSDELENACKNFQSEPSSSIRGFIHCAGYGGPYHKITQVSLEEWDRIFSINLRSAFQITKSLLPIFSAQGFGRFVYIASSLSVQGSALSVAYSSSKHGMIGFMKSIAAEWGEKGITSNAVSPGYMETKMGIQEDQVDDHRKKIIEMTPVKKIASPEEIARVVTFLISSESGYINGANWTVDGGITSI, encoded by the coding sequence ATGTTTACAATTTTAATCACTGGAGGAAGTGGGGGCCTGGGTCGCGCTCTCGTTTCCGAATTAGGAAGTTCCGGATATTCGATCCTAAATTGGGATCTAATTTCTCCCGACAAACTCCATCCAAACGAAACATTCCAAAAAATGGACCTAACTTCTTCGGACGAACTGGAGAATGCCTGTAAAAATTTCCAGTCCGAACCTTCTTCTTCTATCCGTGGGTTTATACATTGTGCGGGTTACGGCGGTCCTTATCATAAAATCACCCAAGTTTCTTTGGAAGAATGGGACAGGATCTTTTCCATTAACCTTCGCTCTGCTTTTCAAATTACAAAATCGTTACTTCCAATTTTTAGCGCCCAAGGATTCGGAAGATTCGTTTATATCGCATCTTCATTGTCCGTGCAAGGAAGCGCCTTGTCCGTTGCCTACTCCTCTTCCAAACATGGTATGATAGGTTTTATGAAATCGATCGCTGCGGAATGGGGAGAAAAAGGAATTACGTCTAACGCAGTAAGTCCCGGTTATATGGAAACCAAGATGGGCATCCAAGAAGATCAAGTGGACGATCATCGCAAAAAAATAATAGAGATGACCCCCGTTAAGAAGATCGCTTCTCCGGAAGAGATCGCGAGAGTGGTGACTTTTTTAATTTCTTCCGAGTCCGGTTATATCAACGGTGCGAACTGGACTGTGGACGGAGGAATTACTTCGATCTAG
- a CDS encoding M61 family metallopeptidase: protein MEVHPDKQETFLCIPNWSPGSYKIRDYSKSIHQVQFTQSKPGWSLEQTDLDTWKVSSKGETFKISYLVYGFEHTVRTNYFTSDFILVHPPATFLYPKDRIDLEPELSWRTLTPFRFCYTGLKKKEGSKQTWKAKNFDEFFDCPILLTNEKQLSFSVEGCEFDLVILGDIETKDKKKISKDLATIVETQIKLLGGTENQYYLFALDMSDNQYGGLEHLNSSINQFDPNGWSSPDNYRTLLELLSHEYFHHWNVKRIRPIALGPFDYQKPNLTKELWIAEGITSFFDAYFLLLCGSYSPQQYLNKLWKDIRELEESLGESWMSLEDSSFTAWTKYYNRPFDPNFSNTGISYYTKGAILSLSIHIYILKETKGKKSLVDIMIALNKQFHQEKKRGFTKAEFFQTAKKVTGLDLKLEFDPYIVEPKRIPVEKYLHLIGVERTASKPKIESGFRVKEERGRMIVSKILLSKSVKETDINLGDEWIALDDKRILPGNWTELLNQYQPGKKADLLLSRRGKILKRKIKFDSSPSANELWIDEKVEDSTKELREIFLNLGKDPATSKPSPKKTRSK from the coding sequence ATGGAAGTCCACCCGGACAAACAGGAAACATTTCTCTGTATTCCGAACTGGTCCCCGGGTTCTTACAAGATCCGAGATTATTCTAAATCCATCCACCAAGTCCAATTTACACAGTCCAAACCGGGCTGGAGCCTAGAGCAAACGGACTTGGATACATGGAAAGTTTCTTCCAAGGGAGAAACATTCAAAATTTCTTATCTAGTCTACGGATTCGAACACACGGTTCGAACCAATTATTTCACTAGCGATTTTATTTTAGTCCACCCTCCCGCAACATTCTTATACCCGAAAGATCGGATCGATCTGGAACCGGAGCTGAGTTGGAGAACCCTAACTCCTTTTCGCTTTTGTTATACGGGATTAAAGAAGAAGGAAGGTTCCAAACAAACCTGGAAGGCAAAGAACTTTGATGAATTTTTCGATTGTCCTATCCTTCTTACAAACGAAAAGCAGCTCAGTTTTAGCGTAGAAGGATGCGAATTCGATCTAGTCATCCTAGGAGATATTGAAACAAAGGATAAGAAGAAGATCTCCAAGGATCTGGCAACCATTGTGGAAACCCAGATCAAACTGTTGGGCGGAACGGAAAATCAATATTATCTATTCGCTTTGGATATGAGCGATAATCAGTATGGAGGATTGGAACATCTAAATAGTAGCATCAACCAATTCGATCCGAATGGATGGTCCAGCCCCGATAATTACAGAACACTTTTAGAACTTTTATCTCATGAATATTTCCATCACTGGAATGTAAAAAGAATTCGTCCGATCGCGCTCGGCCCTTTCGATTACCAAAAACCGAATTTAACAAAAGAATTATGGATCGCGGAAGGTATCACTAGCTTCTTCGACGCCTACTTTCTACTTCTTTGCGGATCTTATTCCCCCCAGCAGTATCTGAACAAACTTTGGAAGGACATACGGGAGTTGGAGGAGTCTTTGGGTGAATCCTGGATGAGTTTGGAAGATTCCAGTTTTACCGCTTGGACTAAATATTATAATCGTCCTTTCGATCCGAATTTTTCGAATACCGGGATCTCTTATTATACGAAAGGTGCTATTTTATCCTTAAGCATACATATTTATATCCTGAAAGAGACCAAGGGTAAAAAATCACTAGTCGATATCATGATTGCTTTGAACAAGCAGTTCCACCAGGAGAAAAAAAGAGGATTTACCAAGGCTGAATTTTTCCAAACGGCGAAGAAGGTCACAGGCCTGGATCTTAAACTGGAATTCGATCCTTATATCGTGGAACCGAAGCGTATTCCTGTTGAAAAATATTTACATCTGATCGGGGTGGAAAGGACCGCTTCCAAACCTAAAATCGAATCCGGATTTAGGGTAAAAGAAGAAAGAGGAAGAATGATCGTAAGTAAGATCCTTCTTTCCAAATCCGTAAAAGAAACGGATATCAATCTAGGCGACGAATGGATCGCTTTGGATGACAAAAGGATTCTCCCAGGCAATTGGACAGAATTATTAAATCAATACCAGCCTGGTAAAAAAGCGGACCTTCTTCTTTCCAGAAGAGGGAAAATCTTAAAAAGAAAGATCAAATTCGATTCTTCCCCATCTGCAAACGAACTATGGATCGATGAAAAAGTGGAGGACTCTACCAAGGAATTGAGAGAGATCTTTTTGAACTTGGGAAAAGATCCGGCGACTTCGAAACCTTCTCCCAAAAAAACTAGATCGAAGTAA
- a CDS encoding peroxiredoxin has protein sequence MSDSWEGKKLPEVSLSSSTGNTVHLPKDSAGSWTLLYFYPKDDTPGCTKQACSYRDNLEKFTQAGAKVYGISSDSLDSHKQFIDKFNLSFPLLSDPKQSLSGPLGVYGDQEWQGRVFKGLSRDSFLVGPDGTIRKVWRKVDPTKTVAETLEAILKEAGA, from the coding sequence ATGTCTGACTCATGGGAAGGCAAAAAATTGCCGGAAGTAAGTTTATCCAGCTCTACCGGAAACACCGTACATCTACCTAAAGACTCGGCCGGTTCTTGGACCTTGTTGTATTTTTATCCGAAAGACGACACTCCAGGTTGTACTAAACAAGCCTGCTCTTACCGAGACAATTTGGAAAAGTTCACCCAAGCAGGGGCAAAGGTCTATGGGATCAGTTCCGATTCTTTGGACAGTCATAAACAATTTATTGACAAGTTCAATCTAAGTTTCCCTCTTCTGTCCGATCCGAAACAAAGTTTGAGCGGTCCCTTAGGAGTTTATGGAGACCAAGAATGGCAAGGCAGAGTGTTCAAGGGACTTTCTAGAGACAGCTTTTTGGTGGGACCTGACGGGACCATTCGCAAAGTATGGAGAAAAGTGGATCCCACTAAAACGGTCGCCGAAACTTTAGAGGCGATCTTAAAAGAGGCCGGTGCCTAA
- a CDS encoding adenylate/guanylate cyclase domain-containing protein: protein MLQNQKIPTLPFRTLVFISFFLFSFFSLGSQEEEPILGWKDLDLKRLEWESVQGFKPSFKSGFESTEPGYVKIEKFPIVLNQIYKTPVSDKVQEFTIQTKFNLSFDPKAKVFLNPIRLYLNFIGENWEIYLNGNLLQKEIHLDSNGKMQIRKTLRDLDVQVDSSLLQAGENRLVFHMLGDGPAVHLSEEEYPVLSPIFTPTNVDLGFYLDGDYTLGVEYDFSKKIGILINLSLNTIYIFFGLYHLLIFSKRRTDKYNLYFGIFSISMAVYSLSRSTIIFDFIQDSTWITRIEYGSVSLLAPLFLLFLHDYFYGSTLPNKAILGITGWSFIIFFFSFLAPFQYLMISLRAWQISILPSLIYLLYFMGKAVYLRKKDASLMAISMFIIVFISGYDVLDSMFFQSGIRFTQFAYLLFVISLTTILANRFIDLYKQSEELNIELSHQKLELARQKNAFFRFVPMQFLSVLGKDSAVDVNLGDSALREMSVLFTDIRSFTTISEKMTPEENFRFINGYLAKMEPLIQKYEGFVDKFMGDAILALFSAERVIHSENNWEGKSAADRAVLAAIDMRRRVRELEEEVKGLHGHVKGVRIGIGINTGNLMLGTVGSSHRLDTTVIGDTVNVASRLESLTNLYKADILITQNTLSSLTIADDLAIREVDSVVVKGKSQAIIIYEIYESDDPHIRKLKDATLPLISRGIILYKVGNFKEALQNFEQALKVYPEDIVAILYRKRCQEYIESPPVGNWVGVQHLLEK from the coding sequence ATGCTGCAAAATCAAAAAATTCCCACTTTACCTTTTAGAACTCTAGTCTTTATTTCTTTTTTCTTATTCTCTTTTTTCTCTCTAGGTTCTCAGGAAGAAGAGCCCATCCTAGGGTGGAAAGACTTGGATCTTAAAAGATTGGAATGGGAATCCGTACAAGGATTTAAACCTTCATTCAAATCCGGTTTCGAATCCACAGAACCTGGATATGTAAAAATAGAAAAATTCCCGATCGTTCTGAACCAAATTTATAAAACTCCCGTTTCCGACAAGGTTCAGGAATTCACCATCCAGACAAAATTCAATCTTAGTTTCGATCCTAAGGCGAAAGTGTTCTTAAATCCGATCCGATTGTACTTAAATTTTATAGGAGAGAATTGGGAAATTTATCTGAACGGTAACCTTCTACAAAAAGAGATCCATTTGGACTCGAACGGAAAAATGCAAATCCGAAAAACTCTCAGAGATCTGGACGTGCAGGTGGATTCCAGTCTATTACAAGCCGGAGAAAATAGACTCGTATTTCACATGTTAGGAGATGGGCCGGCGGTTCATCTTTCTGAGGAAGAGTATCCTGTACTTTCCCCCATCTTCACTCCGACGAATGTGGACCTCGGATTTTATCTGGATGGGGATTATACTTTAGGCGTTGAATACGATTTTTCCAAGAAAATCGGGATCTTAATCAATTTAAGTTTAAATACGATCTACATATTTTTCGGGCTTTATCACCTTCTCATTTTTTCCAAACGAAGAACGGATAAATATAACTTATACTTCGGGATCTTCTCCATTTCCATGGCTGTGTACTCTTTGAGTAGATCCACGATCATTTTCGATTTTATTCAGGACAGTACTTGGATTACAAGAATTGAATATGGTTCGGTGTCCTTGCTTGCACCTTTATTTTTACTTTTTCTTCACGATTATTTTTACGGGTCCACTTTACCGAATAAGGCGATACTTGGCATTACAGGATGGAGTTTTATTATCTTCTTCTTTTCTTTTTTAGCTCCATTCCAATACTTAATGATCAGTTTGAGAGCTTGGCAGATCTCCATACTACCTTCTCTCATTTATCTATTGTACTTCATGGGAAAAGCGGTTTACCTTAGAAAAAAAGACGCATCCCTTATGGCGATCAGCATGTTCATCATCGTATTCATTTCGGGTTACGATGTATTGGACTCCATGTTTTTCCAATCCGGAATACGATTCACGCAGTTTGCATATCTTCTTTTTGTGATTTCCTTAACCACCATACTTGCGAACAGATTTATCGATCTGTACAAACAATCCGAAGAATTGAACATAGAACTTAGTCATCAAAAACTGGAACTGGCCAGGCAGAAGAATGCATTCTTCCGTTTTGTTCCGATGCAATTTTTGAGTGTACTGGGAAAAGATTCCGCGGTGGATGTGAATCTGGGCGATTCCGCATTAAGAGAGATGAGCGTCCTATTCACGGACATTCGTTCTTTTACTACCATCTCCGAGAAGATGACTCCCGAAGAAAACTTCCGATTTATCAACGGCTATCTGGCTAAGATGGAACCTCTGATCCAAAAATACGAGGGTTTCGTGGATAAATTTATGGGAGATGCGATCCTTGCCTTGTTTTCTGCGGAAAGAGTGATTCATTCGGAGAACAATTGGGAAGGAAAATCTGCTGCGGATCGAGCGGTTCTTGCAGCAATTGATATGAGAAGAAGGGTCCGAGAACTGGAAGAAGAAGTGAAAGGTTTACACGGACATGTAAAGGGTGTAAGGATCGGGATCGGTATTAATACGGGAAATCTGATGCTTGGGACTGTAGGATCTTCTCATAGACTGGACACAACCGTAATTGGCGACACTGTGAACGTTGCATCTCGTTTGGAAAGTCTTACGAATTTGTATAAGGCGGATATACTGATCACTCAAAATACATTATCTAGTCTTACTATTGCCGACGATCTTGCGATCCGAGAAGTGGATTCGGTCGTGGTCAAAGGAAAAAGCCAAGCGATCATCATCTACGAAATTTATGAGTCTGACGATCCACATATCCGAAAACTAAAAGATGCAACTTTGCCCCTGATTTCTCGTGGAATTATTTTGTATAAAGTAGGAAATTTTAAGGAAGCTCTCCAAAATTTCGAACAGGCCTTAAAAGTTTATCCTGAAGATATAGTCGCGATCCTATACAGAAAACGTTGCCAAGAATATATAGAATCTCCGCCTGTTGGGAATTGGGTCGGGGTCCAACATCTTTTGGAAAAGTAG
- a CDS encoding SDR family oxidoreductase, producing MNILITGANGGLGKNLAEKAYSLGHNILITNLNEKALKDFVSKQKFDKNRVLTAKLDVTSPSDWKKVMDLVYKKWGKLDILMNVAGYLLPGYIENVSPKDIDRHIDINAKGLMYGTREASIRMIAQGGGHIINIASLAGVAPIPGISLYSTSKFAVRGFSLAVAQELRPKKVFVSVVCPDAIQTPMLDLQKDYEEASMTFSGNRYLKTEEVTDIIFNKVIPNKPMEVLIPGSRGFLAKVGSFLPGLNALLSPSLMNKGKKKQTVYKKG from the coding sequence ATGAATATACTCATCACCGGTGCAAACGGCGGTTTAGGAAAAAATCTTGCGGAGAAGGCCTATTCCTTAGGTCATAATATCCTTATCACAAATCTGAACGAAAAGGCCCTAAAAGATTTCGTGTCTAAACAAAAGTTTGACAAGAACAGGGTTTTAACCGCAAAATTGGATGTGACTTCTCCTTCCGATTGGAAGAAGGTCATGGATCTTGTTTATAAAAAATGGGGAAAACTCGACATTTTAATGAATGTGGCAGGATATCTTCTTCCCGGTTATATAGAAAATGTAAGTCCTAAGGATATAGACAGGCATATCGATATCAACGCCAAAGGCCTGATGTACGGAACTAGGGAAGCTTCTATCCGAATGATCGCACAAGGCGGAGGGCATATTATAAATATTGCATCTTTAGCGGGTGTGGCCCCGATCCCAGGAATATCTCTTTATTCCACTTCTAAGTTTGCAGTCAGAGGGTTCTCCTTAGCGGTAGCCCAAGAATTAAGACCCAAAAAAGTATTCGTCAGTGTTGTATGTCCCGATGCGATCCAAACACCGATGCTTGATCTGCAAAAAGATTATGAAGAAGCTTCTATGACATTTTCCGGAAACAGATATCTCAAAACGGAAGAAGTAACCGATATTATTTTTAATAAAGTAATTCCTAATAAACCTATGGAAGTCTTGATCCCAGGTTCCAGAGGATTTTTGGCGAAGGTCGGAAGTTTTCTACCCGGTTTGAACGCGTTACTCAGTCCTTCTCTCATGAATAAAGGTAAGAAAAAACAAACGGTCTACAAAAAGGGTTAA